One stretch of Oncorhynchus gorbuscha isolate QuinsamMale2020 ecotype Even-year linkage group LG21, OgorEven_v1.0, whole genome shotgun sequence DNA includes these proteins:
- the cideb gene encoding LOW QUALITY PROTEIN: cell death activator CIDE-B (The sequence of the model RefSeq protein was modified relative to this genomic sequence to represent the inferred CDS: deleted 1 base in 1 codon) — protein sequence MESTSSLIKSVTRRVWSLAPPPQRPFRVCSHDRGTRKGVTAATLEELRERVCQALMLCLSSLAVVLVCEEDGTVVDSEDFLVYLPDNTVLMALEPGQTWKPPPGAVLSKGQDPNQSRTGKDIARVTFDLYRQNPKDVFGSLNVKGTFSGRYSVSADFQCLGPKKVLREALRMASNLLQMAGHMLITSANLIKRIIEGAEFWQPQRVQATEYWN from the exons ATGGAGTCAACATCATCATTAATAAA GTCTGTGACGAGGCGGGTGTGGTCGTTGGCCCCG CCCCCCCAGAGACCATTCAGGGTGTGTTCCCATGACAGGGGCACCAGGAAAGGTGTCACAGCAGCTACCCtggaggagctgagagagagg GTCTGTCAGGCCCTGATGCTGTGCCTGTCCAGTCTGGCTGTGGTGCTAGTGTGTGAGGAGGACGGGACAGTGGTGGACTCTGAAGACTTCCTGGTGTATCTGCCCGACAACACTGTCCTCATGGCCCTGGAACCTGGACAGACATGGAAACCTCCTCCG GGTGCAGTGCTCTCCAAAGGCCAGGACCCTAACCAGTCGCGGACAGGAAAAGACATAGCCCGGGTGACCTTTGACCTGTACCGGCAGAACCCCAAGGACGTGTTTGGCTCCCTGAATGTGAAGGGCACCTTCTCAGGCCGGTACTCCGTCAGCGCTGACTTCCAATGTCTGGGGCCCAAAAAAGTCCTCAG agaggcCCTCCGCATGGCCTCTAACCTCCTCCAGATGGCAGGTCACATGTTGATCACCTCAGCCAATCTGATCAAGCGGATAATCGAGGGAGCAGAGTTCTGGCAGCCTCAGAGGGTGCAGGCCACAGAGTACTGGAACTAA